A genomic window from Silene latifolia isolate original U9 population chromosome Y, ASM4854445v1, whole genome shotgun sequence includes:
- the LOC141627584 gene encoding uncharacterized protein LOC141627584 yields MTRHESRVTGDPTSGFTVNYNAEMAKASGKRGPMVTELNWNYITNTACHSGGRVWILWKHNKLDVVLIDMDAQFIHVSVTNKLDGSQFFATFVYAFNKLEDMDEEMLPFRSTVALCDLQDIKSTGAFFTWNNKQPSETRIFSRIDRVLPEGSFDHCPCLVSSGGECQGRRKPFKFFNMWTKVPDFQSIVLTGWNTAFNGTAMFRIVKKLKLLKSNLKRLNRGLFSNIERNADVAYKLLVDCQLSLQKDKSNKELMDKERELRQSYYMLAAAREDFLRQKANSDWVKDGDTNSAMFHQDPDEVLNSFVEYYEELMGTKGNPTPVLEHIIRQGPLVYESEWEDLCRIPTEQEIRATLFSIPEDKSPGPDGYTSGFFKPSWDIAKGDICEAVKNFFENGALLKQVNCTTLVLLPKVDNPVSVREFRPIFIKLIMACVSTTSFSIALNGFLHGFFPGKRGLRQGDPISPLLFTLCMEYLSRLLNVVTTLPGFHFHPLCKQMKLSHLMFADDLLLFCKGDVQSIFIIMETFKRFFSASGLSINSEKSDFYCNGISQTVIHRVLQGTGFKSGQLPFKYLGVKISHKRLTKIDCNILVDRMIARIRGWNSRKISYSGRLILVKFVLSTIHNYWSQIFVLPAGIMDRIQALCRTFLWEGTDTYSKSPLVSWNVLCMDKKQEGLGLTDSKLWNYAAIGKLVWWIASKQDHLWIKWVDHIYLKGTPWFHYEPTNYSSWAWRKVCQIKSMFQSGYINGLWQGDAKDYTIVEGYKWLQSTAGTKVPWFTVVWNRYNVPKWNFTMWLVQHERLLTLDRLRKWGMAVPSECFICGQASRRFERERRKILKVMSLNVVNQDIARGEQEASRKLVFSELYQASKQTSEPWIFEPEYPGKSRIFDGRTGDLFEQPVIIGNPYILKFFIQSK; encoded by the exons ATGACTAGGCATGAATCCAGAGTGACTGGTGATCCAACATCAGGTTTTACAGTGAACTATAATGCTGAAATGGCCAAGGCTAGTGGTAAAAGAGGTCCAATGGTTACTGAATTG AACTGGAATTACATTACTAATACTGCTTGTCACTCAGGTGGTAGAGTTTGGATTCTTTGGAAACATAATAAGTTGGATGTTGTTCTCATTGATATGGATGCACAATTTATTCATGTCTCTGTTACTAACAAGCTAGATGGATCTCAGTTTTTTGCTACTTTTGTTTATGCTTTTAATAAACTAGAGGATATG GATGAGGAGATGCTACCTTTTCGGAGTACTGTGGCTCTTTGTGACCTTCAGGATATTAAGAGTACTGGGGCATTCTTTACTTGGAACAACAAGCAGCCTAGTGAGACCAGGATTTTTAGTAGGATTGACAGGGTCTTG CCTGAGGGATCCTTTGATCATTGCCCTTGCCTTGTCTCTAGTGGGGGTGAATGCCAAGGGAGGAGAAAACCTTTCAAGTTTTTTAATATGTGGACTAAAGTGCCAGATTTTCAGAGTATAGTCTTGACAGGGTGGAATACTGCTTTCAATGGTACTGCTATGTTCAGAATTGTGAAAAAATTAAAGTTGCTGAAATCTAATCTCAAAAGACTGAATAGGGGGTTGTTCTCTAACATTGAAAGGAATGCTGATGTTGCCTATAAACTCCTTGTGGACTGTCAGTTGTCTCTGCAAAAGGATAAATCTAACAAAGAACTTATGGATAAGGAAAGAGAGTTGAGACAATCTTACTATATGTTGGCTGCTGCTAGAGAGGATTTCTTGAGGCAAAAGGCTAACAGTGATTGGGTTAAGGATGGTGATACTAACTCAGCTATGTTCCATCAA GATCCTGATGAAGTCTTGAATTcctttgttgagtattatgagGAGCTTATGGGTACTAAAGGTAATCCTACCCCTGTCCTTGAGCACATTATCAGGCAAGGACCTCTTGTGTATGAGTCTGAATGGGAAGATCTATGTAGGATACCTACTGAACAAGAGATTAGGGCTACCTTATTCTCTATCCCTGAGGACAAAAGTCCAGGCCCGGATGGTTATACTAGTGGTTTTTTTAAGCCCAGCTGGGATATTGCTAAAGGGGACATCTGCGAAGCAGTTAAGAATTTTTTTGAGAATGGTGCTCTCCTCAAGCAAGTTAATTGTACTACTCTGGTTTTACTCCCTAAGGTGGACAATCCTGTGAGTGTTAGAGAGTTCAGACCTATT TTTATCAAGCTTATTATGGCCTGTGTCAGCACTACCTCATTCTCTATTGCTCTTAATGGTTTCCTGCATGGGTTCTTTCCTGGCAAGAGGGGACTGAGGCAAGGGGATCCCATCTCCCCCTTACTCTTCACCCTTTGTATGGAATACCTGAGCAGACTCTTGAATGTTGTTACTACCTTGCCTGGTTTTCACTTCCATCCtctatgtaaacaaatgaagttGTCAcatctgatgtttgcagatgacttaTTGCTATTTTGCAAAGGTGACGTTCAATCCATCTTCATCATTATGGAAACTTTCAAAAGATTCTTCTCTGCTTCTGGTCTGTCTATTAATTCTGAAAAGTCTGATTTCTATTGTAATGGAATCAGTCAGACTGTAATCCATAGGGTACTCCAGGGCACTGGTTTTAAGAGTGGGCAGCTTCCTTTCAAGTATCTTGGGGTTAAGATTTCACATAAGAGGCTTACTAAGATTGATTGTAACATTTTAGTGGATAGGATGATTGCCAGAATACGAGGTTGGAATAGCAGAAAAATTTCTTATTCTGGTAGGTTGATTTTGGTCAAGTTTGTGCTCTCTACTATCCACAATTATTGGTCCCAAATTTTTGTACTTCCTGCTGGCATTATGGATAGAATTCAGGCCCTCTGTAGGACCTTTCTTTGGGAAGGTACTGATACTTATTCTaaatctcctttggtttcctgGAATGTGCTATGTATGGACAAAAAGCAAGAAGGTTTGGGGTTAACAGATAGCAAACTCTGGAATTATGCAGCCATTGGAAAATTAGTTTGGTGGATTGCAAGTAAACAGGACCATCTTTGGATTAAATGGGTGGATCACATTTATCTAAAAGGTACCCCCTGGTTTCATTATGAACCTACCAACTACAGCTCTTGGGCTTGGAGGAAGGTTTGCCAAATTAAATCTATGTTTCAGAGTGGGTATATTAATGGGTTATGGCAAGGTGATGCTAAGGATTATACCATAGTTGAGGGTTACAAATGGTTACAAAGCACTGCAGGGACTAAAGTTCCATGGTTTACTGTTGTCTGGAACCGTTATAATGTTCCCAAATGGAATTTCACAATGTGGTTAGTGCAGCATGAACGGTTGCTCACTTTGGACAGACTAAGGAAGTGGGGAATGGCTGTACCTTCTGAATGTTTCATCTGTGGACAagcatct aggaggtttgaaagagaacggaggAAGATTCTCAAGGTGATGTCTTTGAACGTCGTTAATCAAGatattgctcgag